The nucleotide window CAATCATGTTTATTTGAATGATAAAAGGAATTCAATTTAAATTGAAAGAAAAAGGGCCATTCTTGATTTGCTTTATTATGGCTGATAGGGTTTTAAAGTTAATGCAGGTTTGGCACGTTGCTTGGTCAATTCAATTTGCAAAAGTTTTTGTCCTCTATTAATGAGAGTGGTGCTTGGCACTCCTCAAACTCCTCCCGCCTCCATACCATTTGTAGACATCTTCATGATAAATCCCTATACGCACTTGGTTTCTGTTCAGAGCTCTTATTAACCCCTGATGATACGCTTCTCTTCAGCCTTGAAACTTACGGTCATAATAGGACAACCCGTAAGAAGGCAACCCTTCATCACAAGGCAGgtgtttttttacttttttttttatactggcactcttttttttcttgaaaaatattattattgCTGTTCTTGTTTTTCCTATGCCTGTAGTTCCCAAATCACAATTTAACGCTGGAGGCAGTTTCTCCTGGACTTTTTGTTGACAAGACTGGTAGCTATTGGGATGTACCTTTCTCCATGGCCTTTGACCTCGCTTCTGTTGCTTCTGACTCTGGTGCCAGTTACCATTTGTGTATGCATCATAATGCGGGATCTCCAAAGCTGTTTGAAGGTGGTCATGCCTTGGGAGTTCCTGCAGCACTGCTTCCTGGTTTCTCTGTGAAAAGTGCTTTTTCCTTTAAGAAAAATATAGATATTTGGAGAAGCAAAGCTCAGAAGTTGAAGATGGTGCAACCATTTGATCTGTTGCTTTCAAATCCCCACATTTCTGCATCAGGGATCATTGGTAATGATGCAAGCTCTTAACTTTGGAAAGAATTTCTGTATACTAGTTGTGGTCCACTCCAGATGAGGGAGGAGGGCATGAGGTTGTtgctatgaaatttagatgtttgctCATTCATTTAGTTCAAAATTATCAAATTGTCTTCAATGTTCAATCTACCTTGCAAGTGACCCTCTGGTGGAGCACAATAAAATTTGAAACCCCAAATAGCctcattagaaatgtgaaaacTTTGGTGCTTTTGGGAACATATACATGTACAGGTTCTGCACATGTCTATTAATGAAGTCAAATGTAGCTTCAAGCCTTGGACATGCTACAAAAGTTGTAGCTGCTATCCCCTGATAGTTATTTTGTTATCTCAACATTCTGAAGGTTATTTAACTCCTAATTCATTCGAAATATTTATCTTCAACCCTTGCTAATACTTGAGCACATGCAGGTGCTGCTATGACAACCTGTCTTGGAGATAACTCGGTTAGATCGCAAGTGGATGATTTTCAGGGTTTTAAAGGCTTATGTCTTTATACACCTGCAGTAAGATCTGGCTTGTTGGCTGATATATTTTCATCTGTTTCAGTTACGGCTCAGCATGGAAACTTCCAAAGACTATTTCTAGATCTTACTCGATTTCATTTTCATTTGGATTTTCCTTCTGGGTCCAAGTTTGTTTCGGGTGCTGCTAAATTAGCGCAAGATTTTTTCAATTCTAGACAGCCATCCGTGGAAGCAGTGAGAGCAATTTGCCCCAATGCAACCATTTCTCTTCAACAGCAGGTATGTAATCTCTTATGTTTACCTTTGCCAGATGTTTTCATGTCTAATGTGTATGATACAAACAGACAGAAATACAAACCAATGAAGTTGTTACAACAAATTTATTATTGTTTTTTATTTATCTGCATTATGTCAAAATTAAGCCTGAACCTACTGTTTATATTAGAAAGTTTGAAATTGTTTTGTTTTATTTCGTAATCTATTATGTTTGGCTTGCATAATTAGTAACCTCTTATTTTATAGCAGTTTGTGTCCATATTTTACTTGGAACATTTCTGGCTTTTGATTCTGACACCACACTTTATTTGTGGAAGAAATTAGTTATTTCAACGAAATGTAAAGAACTGTGCAGAAACAAGGGATAATAGATCTGCATTATCGTCGATAGCTTTATGAATGACAAATTTTACATGCTTTTTGATATTTTAGATATTTATCCAGGTCACAATTTCTGGAAGCAATGTATAAGATTCTCCCATGTGCTTTATTGCAGATTGCCGGACCCTTCAGTTTCAGAG belongs to Hevea brasiliensis isolate MT/VB/25A 57/8 chromosome 4, ASM3005281v1, whole genome shotgun sequence and includes:
- the LOC110635272 gene encoding protein TRIGALACTOSYLDIACYLGLYCEROL 4, chloroplastic, with the translated sequence MKKLRWAMDGGFWELDMSTPITLEGEARAVPGDPLPLGLSRGTKLSRPKQIHFFQRFMSSPFIPSYSPPTPPHGGHGFSLQSVLAIPTFNQNWFGTLLGQFNLQKFLSSINESGAWHSSNSSRLHTICRHLHDKSLYALGFCSELLLTPDDTLLFSLETYGHNRTTRKKATLHHKFPNHNLTLEAVSPGLFVDKTGSYWDVPFSMAFDLASVASDSGASYHLCMHHNAGSPKLFEGGHALGVPAALLPGFSVKSAFSFKKNIDIWRSKAQKLKMVQPFDLLLSNPHISASGIIGAAMTTCLGDNSVRSQVDDFQGFKGLCLYTPAVRSGLLADIFSSVSVTAQHGNFQRLFLDLTRFHFHLDFPSGSKFVSGAAKLAQDFFNSRQPSVEAVRAICPNATISLQQQIAGPFSFRVDSGIVIDWQNKDWHIRMHDPVFAIEYALQVLGSAKAIAWYSPKQQEFMMELRFFET